TCGCGATTTACTGGTCGAGCCGCCAATCTTTCGCAGTGCCTGGGACATGAGGCGCGCCTGAATGCCGACAAAGGCATCACCCATCTCGCCCTCGAATTCAGCCTTCGGCACCAAAGCCGCGACCGAGTCCAAGACGACGATATCGACAGCGCCGCTGCGAATCATAACGTCCATGATTTCGAGTGCTTCTTCACCGGTTGCTGGCTGAGAAACATACAGCTTCTCAGCATCGACACCGATGCTTTTGGAATACTCGACATCGAGGGCATGCTCGGCATCCACAAAAAGCGCCGTACCCCCGAGCTTCATCGCCTCAGCCACTAAATGAAGGGCTAAGGTTGTTTTACCGGAACCTTCCGTGCCGTAAATCTCCGTAATACGACCACGAGGAATGCCGCCTACGCCTAAGGCGAGGTCAAGTGCGATAGAACCAGTTGGAATTACTTCCACTGTCGCCTGTGCGGTTTCACCCAAGCGCATTAATGCGCCCCGGCCAAAGCTCTTCTCCAACTGTGCTCGTGCAATAT
This region of bacterium genomic DNA includes:
- the recA gene encoding recombinase RecA — translated: MVDKERALDIARAQLEKSFGRGALMRLGETAQATVEVIPTGSIALDLALGVGGIPRGRITEIYGTEGSGKTTLALHLVAEAMKLGGTALFVDAEHALDVEYSKSIGVDAEKLYVSQPATGEEALEIMDVMIRSGAVDIVVLDSVAALVPKAEFEGEMGDAFVGIQARLMSQALRKIGGSTSKSRTAVIFINQMREKIGVMFGNPETTPGGRALRFWASVRLEVRRGDTIKNGTEAVGVRTKVKAVKNKVAPPFRNAEFDIIFGKGISRIGDLIDVGASLGIIGKSGTWFNYGETRLGQGRENARAYLEENPIFVEEIDQKIREASKAAKEVAPDTEKKATVVEEVSEDSK